A stretch of the Polaribacter pacificus genome encodes the following:
- a CDS encoding TonB-dependent receptor domain-containing protein, with product MIRNTFFLAFFLMQLTLFSQENIPVQQLDTVVIKSSRIDLPFKENSRTLHIITAAAIKNSAATNVVALLKQVAGVDIRTRGTAGSQADLYIRGGGFDQTLLLIDGIKMDDSQTGHHTLNAALPLEVIQRIEIVKGPAARVFGQNAFTGAINIVTKKRLENTVITQVEAGSFGQLNGAITVGKEYEHTSFIAHASALTSDGYRTNTDYKNYNYFLKGIFNKKKQPIELIATFFDKNYGAENFYTTNPAFHEYEETQSSLVGVSTTFRTEKFKITPRVYWKRGQDIFLLKRDDPGFYRNLHITNKVGVEANASYTSNLGVTGFGLDVSGVSISSNNLGKRDRMMASLFVEHRFKFFNEKLDITPGVAITYFSDFKFHAFPGMDIGYALSDNLKVYGNIGYTYRIPTYTDLFYKDPVTIGNENLEPEEALSQELGIKFNQSNFFGSIAFFNRSAKNLIDYIRPNTNQSVFTAANIAEVTTKGFELDASYQFKISDYQQSIAVGYSYLDDDILDQNKDLSRYSLNTLRHQFTTRLTTKFFKNIEQNLIYKHAERTIGTSYNVWDASIIVAFKSFDFTLTANNIFDADYIESGFIPMPPSSFMAGLRYAF from the coding sequence ATGATACGCAATACATTTTTTCTTGCATTTTTTCTGATGCAACTCACCTTATTTTCTCAAGAAAATATACCCGTCCAACAACTGGATACTGTGGTAATTAAATCGTCAAGAATCGACTTGCCTTTTAAAGAAAATTCTAGAACCTTACATATTATCACCGCTGCAGCTATTAAAAATAGTGCTGCTACCAATGTGGTTGCGCTTTTAAAACAAGTTGCAGGAGTAGACATCAGAACAAGAGGTACCGCCGGAAGCCAGGCAGATCTCTATATTAGAGGAGGTGGTTTTGACCAAACACTTTTATTAATAGACGGAATTAAAATGGATGATTCACAAACAGGACATCATACCTTAAATGCAGCACTTCCTCTAGAAGTCATCCAGCGAATCGAAATTGTAAAAGGGCCTGCTGCCAGAGTTTTTGGACAAAATGCCTTTACTGGAGCCATTAATATCGTTACCAAAAAGAGATTAGAAAATACGGTCATTACCCAAGTAGAAGCGGGTTCTTTTGGTCAGTTAAATGGAGCAATCACTGTGGGTAAAGAGTATGAGCATACCTCATTTATTGCACATGCAAGCGCTTTAACCTCTGATGGATATCGAACAAATACAGACTACAAAAACTACAATTACTTTTTAAAAGGAATTTTTAATAAGAAAAAACAGCCCATAGAATTGATTGCTACATTTTTTGATAAAAATTATGGCGCAGAAAATTTCTATACCACCAATCCTGCTTTTCATGAATACGAAGAGACTCAAAGTAGTTTGGTGGGTGTTTCAACCACATTTCGTACAGAAAAGTTTAAAATTACACCCAGAGTTTATTGGAAAAGAGGCCAAGATATCTTTTTGCTAAAAAGAGATGATCCTGGCTTTTATAGAAATTTACACATTACTAACAAGGTGGGTGTAGAGGCCAATGCTTCTTATACATCAAACTTAGGAGTAACAGGTTTTGGATTGGATGTTTCTGGCGTTTCTATTAGCAGTAATAACTTAGGAAAAAGAGACCGTATGATGGCATCGCTTTTTGTTGAGCACCGTTTTAAATTTTTCAATGAAAAATTAGACATTACTCCAGGAGTTGCCATTACCTATTTTTCGGATTTTAAATTTCACGCCTTTCCGGGGATGGATATCGGCTATGCCTTATCAGACAATTTAAAGGTGTATGGTAATATTGGCTACACCTACAGAATCCCAACCTATACAGATTTGTTTTATAAAGATCCCGTAACCATTGGGAATGAAAACTTAGAACCAGAGGAAGCCCTTTCGCAAGAACTAGGTATAAAATTTAACCAGTCTAACTTTTTTGGATCCATTGCTTTTTTTAACAGATCTGCTAAAAACCTAATCGATTATATTAGACCCAACACCAACCAAAGTGTTTTTACAGCTGCTAATATTGCAGAGGTAACCACCAAAGGCTTTGAGTTGGATGCTTCTTACCAATTTAAAATAAGCGATTATCAACAATCAATAGCTGTAGGATACAGTTATTTGGACGATGATATTTTAGATCAAAACAAAGATTTATCACGCTATTCTTTAAACACACTTAGGCATCAATTTACAACTCGTCTAACAACAAAGTTTTTTAAGAACATAGAACAAAACCTTATTTACAAGCACGCAGAACGAACCATTGGAACCAGTTATAATGTTTGGGATGCTTCTATAATAGTGGCTTTTAAATCTTTTGATTTTACACTTACTGCCAACAATATATTTGATGCAGACTATATAGAATCTGGTTTTATACCCATGCCACCAAGTAGTTTTATGGCTGGTCTGAGATACGCCTTTTAA
- a CDS encoding flotillin family protein, protein MLQIPLFQLESFGPLPTIVVAVLSIIVIFVTLVKRYKRCPSDRILVVYGKVGGGESAKCIHGGAAFIFPVIQDYQFLDLTPISIEVNLVNALSKQNIRVNVPSRFTIGVSTEPGIMQNAAERLLGLAQADIQELAQEIIFGQLRLVVASMDIEEINSDRDKFLTNISQSVESELKKVGLKLINVNITDIVDESGYIEALGKEAAAHAINAARKSVAEKNRDGSIGEANAVQDERTQVAAANAQAVEGENTAKIAVANSDSLRRQREAEAERVAIASEKVQTANALKESYAAEQEAETARAERERSSQLADVIVPAEIDKRKVEIDAEARAENIRRIAKGEADAILFKAQAEAQGQYEVLTKQAAGLDQIVKAAGNSSKDAVLLLIADKLPELVKTQAEAIKNIKIDKVTVWENGGGENGKSSTSNFISGMYKSVPPLQEMFNMAGMQLPDYLKGKELPTDPSEDVTEDTSSKS, encoded by the coding sequence ATGTTACAAATACCTTTATTTCAATTAGAATCTTTTGGGCCGTTACCTACCATTGTGGTAGCTGTGCTATCGATTATTGTCATTTTCGTGACACTTGTTAAACGCTATAAAAGATGTCCATCAGACAGAATTTTAGTGGTGTATGGAAAAGTTGGTGGTGGTGAATCAGCAAAATGTATTCACGGTGGAGCAGCATTTATCTTCCCTGTGATTCAAGATTATCAGTTTCTTGATTTAACACCGATTTCTATCGAAGTTAATTTGGTCAATGCACTGTCTAAACAAAACATTCGTGTTAATGTACCATCAAGATTTACTATTGGGGTTTCTACTGAGCCAGGAATCATGCAAAATGCAGCTGAGCGTTTATTAGGTTTAGCACAAGCAGATATTCAAGAATTGGCACAAGAAATAATTTTTGGTCAACTGCGTTTGGTAGTTGCATCTATGGATATTGAAGAAATTAATAGTGATAGAGATAAATTTTTAACCAATATTTCTCAAAGTGTAGAATCAGAATTAAAGAAAGTTGGTTTAAAACTGATCAACGTAAATATTACAGATATTGTTGATGAGTCTGGTTATATTGAAGCTTTGGGTAAAGAAGCTGCAGCACATGCTATTAATGCGGCACGTAAGTCTGTAGCAGAAAAAAATAGAGATGGTTCTATTGGTGAAGCCAATGCCGTTCAAGATGAAAGAACCCAAGTTGCAGCAGCAAATGCACAAGCAGTTGAAGGAGAGAATACAGCAAAAATTGCGGTTGCCAACTCTGACTCCTTGCGTAGACAACGTGAAGCTGAAGCAGAACGTGTTGCAATTGCATCAGAAAAAGTACAAACAGCAAACGCCTTAAAAGAATCGTATGCAGCAGAGCAAGAAGCAGAAACTGCCAGAGCAGAAAGAGAGCGTTCTTCACAGTTAGCAGATGTTATTGTTCCTGCAGAAATCGATAAAAGAAAAGTAGAAATTGATGCAGAGGCAAGAGCAGAAAATATTAGAAGAATTGCAAAAGGAGAGGCAGATGCCATCTTGTTTAAAGCGCAGGCTGAGGCACAAGGACAATACGAAGTATTAACCAAGCAGGCAGCAGGTCTTGATCAGATTGTAAAAGCAGCAGGAAACAGTTCTAAAGATGCTGTATTATTATTGATTGCTGATAAATTACCAGAGCTGGTTAAAACACAAGCAGAAGCTATTAAAAACATTAAGATTGATAAGGTGACTGTTTGGGAAAACGGTGGAGGTGAAAACGGAAAGTCATCAACGTCCAACTTTATCTCAGGCATGTACAAATCTGTACCGCCTTTGCAAGAGATGTTTAATATGGCAGGTATGCAATTGCCAGACTATTTAAAAGGAAAAGAACTTCCGACAGACCCATCAGAAGATGTTACAGAGGATACTTCTTCCAAATCATAA